In the Candidatus Electrothrix rattekaaiensis genome, one interval contains:
- a CDS encoding (2Fe-2S) ferredoxin domain-containing protein codes for MAISERQILLCQSFRAAGDKKGICHKQSEGLLQYIEEEVLDRGLDCLISGTTCLKQCEKGPVMVIQPENWWFGSVDSEEAVDAILDGLEDGEAAADYLLES; via the coding sequence ATGGCAATTTCAGAACGGCAGATCCTGCTCTGTCAGAGCTTTCGTGCGGCAGGAGATAAAAAAGGTATCTGTCATAAGCAGAGCGAAGGGCTACTGCAATACATTGAAGAAGAAGTATTGGATCGCGGTTTAGACTGCCTGATAAGCGGCACTACCTGCCTGAAGCAATGCGAAAAGGGACCGGTTATGGTTATTCAGCCGGAGAACTGGTGGTTCGGTAGCGTGGATAGTGAAGAGGCAGTTGATGCTATCCTGGACGGACTAGAAGATGGCGAAGCGGCAGCAGATTATCTGCTGGAAAGCTGA
- a CDS encoding GNAT family N-acetyltransferase, translated as MSGIMPDIAGKILIRRAREEDLTGLVFLLEVLFSIEKDFTFNADTQKRGLRLLLQRPDTAVLVAERQGRIIGMCTAQLLISTAEGGLSTLVEDVVILPAWQAQGTGRRLMDAIAEWSALQGATRIQLLADRNNTRALGFYNRIGYRPTDLICLRKIKGAG; from the coding sequence ATGAGCGGGATAATGCCGGACATTGCCGGGAAAATACTGATCCGCAGAGCGCGGGAAGAGGATCTCACAGGCCTAGTCTTTCTGCTGGAAGTGTTGTTCAGCATTGAAAAGGATTTTACCTTTAATGCGGATACACAGAAACGAGGGTTGCGCCTACTCTTGCAGAGACCCGACACTGCGGTTCTGGTGGCGGAACGACAGGGTCGGATCATAGGCATGTGTACAGCGCAACTGCTCATCTCCACTGCGGAGGGCGGATTATCCACTCTGGTGGAAGATGTTGTTATTCTGCCCGCTTGGCAGGCACAGGGCACAGGCAGGAGACTCATGGATGCCATTGCGGAATGGTCCGCGCTGCAGGGCGCAACTCGAATTCAATTACTCGCTGATCGCAATAATACAAGGGCACTGGGCTTTTATAATCGGATAGGCTACCGACCCACTGACCTGATCTGCCTACGAAAGATAAAGGGAGCTGGGTAA
- a CDS encoding Nif11-like leader peptide family natural product precursor codes for MAKKDVEALLIAGGEDKHVRAKYDVPGNKEEFIALAAEDGYTFTLEELDEVLQEAGDVFDKYGNPPKRSIWWT; via the coding sequence GTGGCAAAAAAAGACGTTGAAGCATTGTTGATAGCAGGTGGCGAGGACAAACATGTCCGGGCAAAATATGATGTTCCGGGCAATAAGGAAGAGTTTATCGCCTTAGCGGCAGAAGATGGTTACACCTTTACACTGGAAGAACTTGATGAGGTTCTTCAGGAAGCCGGGGACGTATTTGACAAGTACGGCAACCCGCCCAAGCGCTCTATCTGGTGGACCTGA
- a CDS encoding pilus assembly protein PilP, producing MRAIFKHRYVFTAVLTLAGFLYISVQANEQPKNEKQQVLPATTLRGYHQFDYKFEDRPDPFLPFFNIKKPPKEEIIETNPILTELQGFAPGQLRLVAVMAFKDKNIAMLEDVTGKGHLVEQGTLIGRHGIVSSIKADLLLVTESYETTTGRKVVKEIPMHMQQQ from the coding sequence ATGAGAGCTATTTTTAAACACAGATACGTGTTCACTGCCGTTCTGACCTTGGCAGGATTCCTCTATATTTCGGTGCAAGCGAACGAACAGCCAAAAAACGAAAAACAACAGGTTCTCCCGGCAACCACTCTCCGGGGGTACCATCAATTCGATTATAAATTCGAAGATCGACCTGATCCTTTTCTCCCCTTTTTTAACATCAAGAAGCCCCCAAAAGAAGAAATAATTGAGACAAATCCGATCTTGACTGAACTGCAGGGGTTTGCACCAGGACAGTTAAGGCTTGTTGCGGTGATGGCTTTTAAGGACAAAAATATAGCCATGCTGGAAGATGTCACAGGAAAGGGCCATCTGGTAGAACAAGGCACGCTCATTGGCCGACATGGGATTGTCTCCAGCATTAAGGCTGACTTGCTCTTAGTTACGGAATCCTATGAAACCACAACGGGAAGGAAAGTCGTCAAAGAGATCCCCATGCACATGCAACAACAATAG
- a CDS encoding DUF4258 domain-containing protein produces the protein MKMSKIRRIQQLIVDRDYFMSAHAEEEMLDDDLERKDIENAILKGRIEKKMTHDKRGTRYRIEGPARDGRRIHVICRFRENAGLIFITVYAL, from the coding sequence ATGAAAATGTCTAAGATCAGGAGAATACAACAGCTGATTGTTGATAGAGATTATTTCATGTCAGCGCATGCTGAAGAAGAAATGCTGGACGATGATCTTGAAAGAAAAGATATTGAAAACGCTATCCTCAAAGGCAGAATCGAAAAGAAGATGACGCATGATAAACGAGGAACAAGGTATCGTATTGAAGGACCGGCAAGAGACGGAAGACGAATTCATGTAATATGCAGATTCAGAGAAAATGCCGGTCTTATCTTTATAACTGTTTATGCATTATAG
- a CDS encoding YgiT-type zinc finger protein, translated as MMICEFCEGVTRSRNVKRQHWMNKKLYIVENVQAEVCTECGERYFHAKTLDAVDEYLSKKHSVKKKISVEIVRFVPATA; from the coding sequence ATGATGATCTGCGAATTTTGTGAAGGAGTAACACGCAGCAGGAATGTCAAACGTCAGCATTGGATGAACAAGAAACTCTATATTGTTGAAAATGTCCAAGCTGAAGTCTGTACCGAGTGCGGAGAGCGATATTTTCATGCAAAGACACTTGATGCGGTTGACGAATATCTTTCAAAAAAGCACTCTGTTAAAAAGAAAATCTCTGTTGAGATAGTTCGATTTGTTCCTGCAACTGCTTAG
- a CDS encoding ISKra4 family transposase → MYSPCHLAESNKEHYLPSFEALDVLASHISGMEFSSSSFGDVEAVIQEKGQEILRLLAQGYLSQRSAEEEKKEFVLGEDGIRRNHRRTGCTRKIESRFGEVKLSRIGYCGPFVGSVFPLDAELNLPPNKYSHGLRSEIAHLTAVASFDETLELLERQGGGILPKRQLQEVSADIVRDFKEFYEQPLNLSSEKGSILVITADGKGVSMHNQDLRPAAKKQAEKEQDKKKARLQPGEKKGRKRMATVVSVYETSPYQRTPEQLLNIDGETAPPRPEVKNKRVWAEITEDMGNALDQGFQEALRRDPEQKMEWVVLIDGQTDLIRQVEAQAEKHNVEVTVIQDFIHVIEYLWKSAHALYPGKEEAERREEWVGGRTLEILKGNGQSVASGLRRAATRRGLDKKERIPSDTAANYIEKNQKRLRYEEALSKGLPIATGVIEGACRHLVKDRMDLTGARWRLKSADAVLKLRALKASGDMKQYLSFHFWKERCRNYIWMPNDNAVPATI, encoded by the coding sequence ATGTACAGCCCCTGTCACCTCGCAGAAAGCAATAAAGAGCATTATCTTCCATCTTTTGAAGCACTTGATGTGCTTGCGTCCCACATATCCGGCATGGAATTCTCCTCATCCTCCTTCGGAGATGTGGAAGCAGTTATTCAAGAAAAAGGGCAGGAAATTTTACGACTGCTGGCACAGGGGTATCTGTCTCAGCGTTCTGCGGAAGAAGAAAAAAAAGAATTTGTTCTCGGAGAAGACGGCATTCGTCGCAATCATCGCAGAACAGGTTGTACTCGAAAAATTGAATCACGTTTTGGAGAGGTTAAGCTCTCACGAATTGGTTATTGCGGACCGTTTGTCGGCAGCGTTTTTCCTCTGGATGCCGAGTTGAATTTGCCGCCCAACAAGTATTCACACGGTCTGCGGAGTGAAATAGCACATCTGACAGCAGTCGCTTCTTTTGACGAAACATTGGAGCTGCTGGAACGGCAGGGAGGTGGAATACTGCCTAAACGTCAACTTCAGGAAGTATCCGCAGATATCGTTCGTGATTTCAAGGAATTTTACGAACAACCCCTTAACTTATCGTCCGAAAAGGGTAGTATTTTAGTCATCACGGCGGACGGTAAGGGCGTATCAATGCATAATCAGGATCTGCGGCCTGCTGCCAAAAAACAAGCGGAAAAGGAGCAGGATAAGAAAAAAGCCCGACTTCAGCCCGGAGAGAAAAAGGGGCGTAAACGGATGGCGACCGTTGTCTCAGTGTATGAAACATCCCCTTATCAGCGCACTCCTGAACAACTTCTCAATATTGATGGAGAAACCGCACCACCACGTCCCGAGGTTAAAAACAAGCGGGTCTGGGCGGAGATTACTGAAGATATGGGAAACGCCCTTGACCAAGGATTCCAGGAGGCACTTCGACGAGATCCTGAACAAAAAATGGAATGGGTTGTTCTTATCGATGGGCAGACCGATCTGATCAGGCAAGTTGAGGCGCAGGCGGAGAAGCATAATGTGGAGGTAACCGTTATTCAGGATTTTATTCATGTTATCGAATACCTATGGAAATCTGCTCATGCGCTTTACCCCGGCAAAGAGGAAGCTGAAAGGCGAGAAGAGTGGGTTGGGGGACGTACGCTTGAGATCCTGAAAGGAAACGGGCAAAGCGTGGCCAGCGGTTTACGACGTGCCGCTACACGCAGAGGTTTGGATAAAAAAGAACGTATTCCTTCGGATACCGCTGCGAATTATATTGAGAAAAATCAAAAACGACTGAGATATGAAGAAGCCTTGTCAAAGGGATTGCCCATCGCTACCGGTGTGATAGAGGGAGCTTGTCGGCATCTGGTTAAAGATCGCATGGATCTCACTGGTGCCCGTTGGCGGCTCAAATCAGCAGATGCAGTGCTGAAGTTAAGAGCACTGAAAGCCAGCGGAGACATGAAACAATACCTAAGCTTTCATTTTTGGAAGGAGAGGTGCAGAAATTACATCTGGATGCCAAACGATAATGCAGTTCCGGCAACAATATGA
- a CDS encoding DUF4469 domain-containing protein, translating into MLSAEDTTLELNDVLNPDGVLRLNGTNLLFDRKDPDCGCLIEGTRSGETAQTQFASVSNTEVLLVPHIPTQDDPWNNEYTVSIHTRYTENGSIRTGTYGRRLRSPLVLNGFSSDTPHEVGILTGNAPAPYVVATSAEMTADEQIRIQAIFDLTDNRLTLSLQAMEKRGTAGDEVSVSGNGTYTLPGFSGSAVTSLTVRVDNYDELISLIRSNYNGRIVDILVMGM; encoded by the coding sequence ATGCTTTCCGCCGAAGACACCACCCTGGAGCTGAACGATGTGCTCAACCCCGATGGTGTGCTCCGCCTCAATGGAACCAATCTCCTCTTTGACCGCAAAGACCCGGACTGCGGCTGTCTCATCGAAGGAACCCGCAGCGGCGAAACCGCTCAGACCCAATTCGCTTCCGTCTCCAACACCGAGGTGCTGCTGGTTCCGCACATCCCAACGCAGGATGACCCGTGGAACAACGAATACACCGTCTCCATCCATACTCGCTATACCGAAAACGGCTCAATCCGCACCGGCACCTACGGGCGCAGGCTGCGCTCGCCCCTAGTGCTGAACGGCTTCAGCTCCGATACTCCTCATGAGGTCGGCATCCTGACCGGCAATGCCCCGGCCCCGTATGTGGTCGCCACCTCCGCCGAAATGACAGCGGATGAACAGATCCGCATCCAGGCCATCTTTGACCTGACCGATAATCGCCTCACCCTGAGCCTACAGGCAATGGAAAAACGCGGCACCGCAGGCGATGAGGTCAGTGTGTCCGGCAACGGCACCTACACCCTGCCCGGCTTCAGCGGTTCTGCCGTGACAAGCCTGACTGTGCGGGTGGATAACTATGATGAGCTTATTTCCCTGATCCGCAGCAACTATAACGGCAGGATAGTGGATATTCTGGTGATGGGGATGTAG
- a CDS encoding YkgJ family cysteine cluster protein has translation MNPCLTCGACCAFYRASFYWAEAASGTPGGVPDHLTEKLNDFRLQMKGTRGLTPRCIALTGDIGQGVSCSIYEERASVCRDFQPSLLDSVVNERCDRARKAHGLPPVTPGDWGLEDFPRAA, from the coding sequence ATGAATCCCTGCTTAACCTGCGGGGCCTGTTGTGCTTTTTATCGAGCCTCTTTTTACTGGGCCGAAGCAGCGTCTGGCACACCGGGTGGCGTCCCGGATCATTTGACTGAAAAATTGAACGATTTTAGGCTACAGATGAAAGGCACCAGAGGGCTGACTCCTCGTTGCATTGCCCTGACAGGAGATATCGGGCAGGGCGTGAGCTGCTCAATTTACGAAGAGCGGGCCTCGGTCTGTCGCGATTTTCAGCCTTCGTTGCTGGACAGTGTGGTTAATGAGCGTTGCGATCGGGCCAGAAAGGCCCACGGGTTGCCCCCGGTGACGCCGGGTGATTGGGGGCTGGAGGATTTTCCACGAGCGGCTTGA
- a CDS encoding P-II family nitrogen regulator — MKKIEVIIKPFKLEDLKEALNELGIKGMTISEVKGFGRQKGHTEIYRGAEYKVDFIPKIKIEIVVAAADVDKVIDAVISSTRTGKIGDGKIFVLPVETVCRIRTGEKDKEAI; from the coding sequence ATGAAAAAAATAGAGGTTATTATTAAGCCGTTCAAACTGGAAGACCTGAAAGAGGCCCTGAACGAACTCGGGATCAAAGGCATGACCATCAGTGAGGTCAAGGGATTTGGTCGACAAAAGGGGCATACGGAAATCTATCGGGGCGCGGAATACAAGGTTGACTTTATTCCTAAAATAAAAATTGAAATAGTCGTTGCTGCCGCAGATGTGGACAAAGTCATTGATGCTGTGATTTCCAGTACTCGGACCGGAAAAATCGGCGACGGCAAGATCTTTGTTCTGCCGGTGGAAACCGTATGCAGGATCAGGACGGGCGAGAAAGACAAAGAGGCGATATAG
- the amt gene encoding ammonium transporter, whose translation MKKKKLLTGALLALSLLPTLAGAGDDPTAQGVQTNLDYIWTLIAAALVFFMQAGFAMVEAGFTRAKNAINIMMKNLMDFSMGSLFFWAIGFGLMFGTNGTGWFGTDGFFLSDFKVGGDPWVLAFWMFQCVFAATAATIVSGAMAERTKFTSYLLYSAALCAFIYPVFGSWAWGSLFHGGGWLEGMGFIDFAGSTVVHSIGGWAALAGAIVIGPRVGKYGKNGEVKAIPGHNIPMAAVGVFILWLGWFGFNPGSTTAGITDTAMIFVNTNLAACAGAVAGMITSWVMFKKPDISMSLNGALAGLVGITAGCANVSPTSSILIGAIAGILVVFSVVTIDRMHIDDPVGAVSVHGVCGAWGTLAAGLFNMDGMTAKIIITQLIGIGSAFAWSFGCAFILFTVIKRTVGLRVTEEEEIEGLDYGEHGSHAYADFMTK comes from the coding sequence ATGAAGAAAAAAAAGCTGTTGACCGGAGCCCTGCTTGCTCTCTCTCTGTTGCCGACCTTAGCTGGTGCAGGTGACGACCCCACAGCCCAGGGTGTACAGACCAATCTTGACTACATATGGACTTTGATAGCCGCTGCTCTGGTTTTCTTTATGCAGGCTGGTTTTGCTATGGTGGAGGCTGGTTTTACCCGTGCCAAAAACGCCATCAACATTATGATGAAAAACCTGATGGACTTCAGCATGGGTTCCCTGTTTTTCTGGGCCATCGGTTTCGGCCTGATGTTCGGCACCAACGGTACAGGTTGGTTTGGTACAGACGGTTTTTTTCTCAGCGACTTCAAGGTCGGCGGTGACCCTTGGGTCCTTGCCTTCTGGATGTTCCAGTGTGTTTTCGCAGCTACGGCCGCAACCATCGTTTCCGGTGCAATGGCTGAGCGCACCAAATTCACCAGCTACCTGCTCTATAGTGCTGCTCTCTGCGCCTTTATCTATCCGGTTTTCGGGAGCTGGGCCTGGGGCAGCCTGTTCCACGGCGGTGGCTGGCTTGAAGGTATGGGGTTCATCGACTTTGCAGGCTCCACAGTGGTCCATTCCATCGGCGGTTGGGCCGCCTTGGCAGGGGCTATCGTTATCGGTCCTCGTGTAGGAAAATATGGGAAAAATGGTGAAGTAAAGGCAATCCCCGGTCACAACATCCCTATGGCAGCTGTGGGTGTGTTCATCCTCTGGCTCGGCTGGTTCGGCTTCAACCCAGGTTCCACCACTGCCGGTATCACGGATACCGCTATGATCTTTGTCAACACCAATTTGGCTGCCTGTGCCGGAGCAGTTGCCGGCATGATCACCTCTTGGGTTATGTTTAAAAAGCCGGACATCAGCATGAGTTTAAACGGTGCCTTGGCTGGCCTAGTAGGTATTACTGCGGGTTGCGCCAATGTCAGCCCGACCAGTTCCATACTTATCGGCGCAATTGCCGGTATTCTGGTGGTCTTCTCGGTTGTCACCATTGATCGGATGCACATTGATGATCCGGTGGGCGCGGTTTCTGTCCACGGTGTCTGCGGTGCCTGGGGAACCTTGGCTGCTGGCCTGTTTAACATGGACGGCATGACCGCCAAAATCATCATCACCCAGCTGATCGGCATCGGATCCGCCTTTGCTTGGAGCTTCGGTTGCGCCTTTATCCTCTTCACCGTTATCAAGCGCACAGTCGGCCTGCGGGTTACCGAAGAAGAAGAGATCGAAGGTCTGGATTACGGCGAGCACGGTTCTCATGCCTATGCTGATTTTATGACTAAGTAG
- a CDS encoding adenylate kinase, with protein sequence MKLILLGAPGAGKGTVAKLLTAIDGSVQISTGDILRGAVQAGSDLGKEAEGYMKRGDLVPDSLIMGIMGKRLQEDDCAKGFLLDGFPRTIPQAEALKELLVELDITLDKAVSIDVPKDIILDRLCTRRTCENGDCQAIYNVKSNPPKQEGICDKCGSKVVQREDETEEAISHRLATYNEKTAPLIGFYEKEGLLLSVEATSSDAVIDAVKKELSL encoded by the coding sequence ATGAAACTCATCCTTCTCGGCGCACCCGGTGCAGGCAAAGGAACTGTTGCAAAACTTCTGACCGCTATTGACGGTTCTGTCCAAATTTCCACCGGTGACATTCTGCGCGGTGCTGTTCAGGCCGGAAGCGACCTGGGAAAAGAGGCTGAAGGCTACATGAAGCGCGGCGATCTGGTTCCTGATTCTCTGATCATGGGCATTATGGGAAAACGCCTTCAGGAAGACGACTGCGCCAAGGGCTTTCTGCTGGACGGCTTTCCCCGTACTATCCCCCAGGCCGAAGCCCTGAAAGAGCTGCTCGTCGAACTGGACATCACCCTGGACAAGGCGGTGAGCATTGACGTACCCAAGGACATCATTCTGGATCGTCTCTGCACCCGCCGCACCTGCGAGAACGGCGATTGCCAAGCCATCTATAATGTAAAATCCAATCCGCCCAAACAGGAAGGCATCTGCGATAAATGCGGTTCCAAGGTTGTGCAGCGTGAAGACGAGACCGAAGAGGCAATCAGCCACCGTCTTGCCACCTACAACGAAAAGACAGCCCCGCTGATCGGTTTTTACGAGAAGGAAGGCCTGCTGCTTTCTGTTGAGGCCACCTCCAGTGACGCTGTTATCGACGCTGTCAAAAAAGAGCTGAGCCTGTAA
- a CDS encoding phosphoribosylaminoimidazolesuccinocarboxamide synthase gives MSNAVIRTDLPELNLLHRGKVRDMYEIPGHEDKLLMIATDRISAYDVVMDDPIIDKGRVLTQISLFWFDLLADIVPNHLISADVDQYPAVCHQYRDQLEGRSMLVRRTKVMPIECIVRGYLSGSFWSAYKKDTTVCGFALPEGMQESDKFPRPLFTPSTKAEQGLHDENISVAQMEEIIGKDVADKMGDISIRLYEKASEYARSKGIIIADTKFELGMVDGKLILIDEVLTPDSSRFWPMDEYKPGQGQPSFDKQFLRDYLSSLDWGKQPPPPPLPAEIVEKTAARYKEAQERLTA, from the coding sequence ATGAGTAACGCTGTTATCCGGACCGATCTGCCGGAACTGAACCTGCTTCATCGGGGCAAGGTTCGCGACATGTACGAAATCCCCGGTCATGAGGACAAATTGCTCATGATCGCCACCGACAGAATCTCTGCCTATGACGTGGTAATGGATGATCCCATTATCGACAAAGGCAGGGTGCTGACTCAGATCTCCCTGTTCTGGTTTGATCTGCTGGCCGACATTGTGCCCAACCACCTGATCTCGGCTGATGTTGATCAGTACCCGGCAGTCTGTCACCAATATCGGGACCAACTGGAAGGCCGTTCCATGCTGGTGCGCCGCACCAAGGTTATGCCCATTGAATGCATCGTTCGGGGCTATCTCTCCGGTTCCTTTTGGTCAGCTTACAAGAAAGACACCACGGTCTGCGGCTTTGCCCTGCCTGAAGGTATGCAGGAGTCTGATAAATTCCCTCGACCGCTCTTTACCCCATCCACCAAGGCGGAACAGGGGCTGCACGACGAGAATATCTCAGTGGCCCAGATGGAAGAGATTATCGGCAAGGACGTTGCGGATAAGATGGGGGACATCAGTATTCGTTTGTATGAGAAGGCTTCGGAATATGCCCGCAGCAAGGGAATCATCATTGCGGACACCAAGTTCGAACTCGGCATGGTCGATGGCAAGCTGATCCTGATTGATGAGGTACTAACCCCGGATTCTTCCCGCTTTTGGCCTATGGATGAGTATAAGCCAGGCCAGGGACAACCCAGCTTTGACAAGCAGTTCCTGCGGGATTATCTCTCTTCGCTGGACTGGGGCAAGCAACCGCCTCCCCCTCCTCTACCAGCCGAGATAGTGGAGAAAACCGCTGCCCGTTATAAAGAAGCGCAGGAGCGTTTGACCGCCTAA
- a CDS encoding type II toxin-antitoxin system RelE/ParE family toxin has translation MIDNPAVGKMKLGDLSGVQVCKYTSASQLILLAYEVSGETLFLYALGSHQNFYRDLKKYLHS, from the coding sequence ATCATTGACAACCCTGCTGTCGGAAAAATGAAGCTGGGCGATCTGAGCGGTGTTCAAGTGTGTAAATATACATCAGCCAGCCAGCTGATATTGCTCGCATACGAAGTAAGCGGCGAGACCTTGTTTTTGTATGCCTTGGGTTCGCATCAAAATTTTTACCGCGATCTGAAAAAATATCTGCACAGCTAA
- a CDS encoding Rpn family recombination-promoting nuclease/putative transposase produces the protein MSSVTNPHDHVFRQTFGQPEVAAGYFRHNLPEELLEHIDLETLERIPDTFVDPELHPSASDLLYTVDYTPVQDGETKKLLLYLLLEHKSYADPMTVFQVLRYLVRIWEEYCAAHPKATTLPPVYPMIIYHGARPWQHPVNFHSLFTIQEPALLSRLPEFSPVLQDFSRLDDRDIRGGVSARTVLLTLKHVFRDDLLEQLPKILAQAQEMLENENGREIIFTLLYYLTEGTGKLDEETLGTVLEDSVHGGGIMQSFLKKYYDQGLEQGVQQGMQQGVQQGIRQGVQEGIQQGVQQGEQRVLSRLLKKRFGELPEWAEQMLKEASGRMLEVWSERVLTAAALEDVFAE, from the coding sequence ATGAGTTCGGTAACCAATCCACACGACCATGTTTTCCGGCAGACCTTTGGGCAACCCGAGGTGGCAGCAGGCTATTTCCGTCATAACCTGCCGGAAGAACTGCTTGAACATATTGATTTAGAAACACTGGAGCGGATTCCAGACACCTTTGTTGATCCTGAGCTGCACCCTTCGGCATCCGACCTGCTCTACACTGTGGATTACACACCCGTACAGGACGGCGAGACAAAAAAACTCCTGCTCTATCTGCTCCTTGAGCACAAGAGCTATGCCGATCCCATGACCGTGTTTCAGGTTCTGCGCTATCTGGTGCGTATTTGGGAAGAATACTGTGCAGCGCATCCCAAGGCAACAACGCTGCCGCCTGTGTATCCGATGATCATCTATCACGGGGCACGGCCCTGGCAACATCCGGTGAATTTTCATTCTCTGTTCACAATTCAGGAACCGGCTCTGCTGTCGCGTCTGCCGGAATTTTCTCCGGTGCTTCAGGATTTTTCCCGGCTGGACGACCGGGATATTCGGGGCGGGGTGTCGGCCCGGACCGTGCTGCTGACCCTGAAACATGTTTTTCGTGACGATTTGCTGGAGCAATTGCCAAAAATACTGGCACAGGCTCAGGAGATGCTGGAAAATGAAAACGGACGCGAGATTATATTCACCCTGCTCTATTATCTCACCGAGGGCACGGGGAAACTGGACGAAGAAACACTTGGGACAGTTCTGGAAGATTCTGTTCACGGAGGTGGTATTATGCAATCGTTTTTAAAGAAATATTATGATCAAGGGCTTGAGCAGGGAGTGCAGCAGGGAATGCAACAGGGAGTACAACAAGGAATTCGGCAGGGTGTACAGGAAGGGATTCAGCAGGGTGTGCAACAGGGTGAACAGCGGGTTCTTTCGCGTCTGCTGAAAAAACGTTTTGGCGAGCTACCCGAGTGGGCGGAACAGATGCTGAAAGAGGCGTCAGGCAGGATGCTTGAGGTTTGGTCCGAACGCGTTCTGACCGCTGCCGCCCTTGAGGATGTCTTTGCCGAATAG
- a CDS encoding putative addiction module antidote protein — translation MTLATKPYNPFDYLETKEEINEYLNNAYMDDDPRVFLVALGYLARKQGMSEVARKAGLNRESLYKALAGEGNPRFSTVSRVIKALGCRLAVA, via the coding sequence ATGACGCTTGCTACCAAACCCTACAACCCGTTCGATTATCTGGAAACAAAAGAAGAAATCAACGAGTATCTGAACAACGCCTATATGGATGACGATCCCAGAGTCTTTCTTGTCGCCTTGGGGTATCTGGCCAGAAAACAGGGGATGAGCGAGGTGGCCAGAAAGGCGGGTCTGAACCGTGAGAGCCTGTACAAGGCCCTTGCCGGAGAAGGCAATCCGAGATTTTCCACGGTCAGCAGGGTCATCAAGGCACTTGGCTGCCGACTGGCTGTTGCGTGA